The Crocosphaera subtropica ATCC 51142 genome includes a window with the following:
- a CDS encoding glycerophosphodiester phosphodiesterase family protein — translation MTHTNSRPNPIIIAHRGASAFRPEHTLEAYELAIDLGADFIEPDLVVTRDGILIARHENELSGTTNVAEIDDFSNRKTTKLIDGNTVDGWFAEDFTLAELKTLRVKERIPKIRPHNKQFNGCFEIPTLEEIIDLAKQKTTELGRNIGIYPETKHPTFFAKEGKFFGGSEHENLINISLGQLLINTLIKKEFTDPTRLFIQSFEFENLLELQNSIMPKFGINIPLIQLYGSTLLPTQNSFQKPYDVIYNIKLGANISAIYGDLVNTCKLGLLNSLIGYGHLDNKHTLHYISDTYASGIGVWKNNLLSPISISLIEDAHEAGLWVHCYTFRPEEEYLTVKPDGTLQTMIEEIEQLINMGVDGFFCDDPATCREIIPIA, via the coding sequence ATGACCCATACTAATTCTAGACCAAATCCTATCATTATTGCTCATCGTGGTGCCAGTGCTTTTCGTCCTGAACATACGTTAGAAGCCTATGAATTAGCGATTGATTTAGGTGCGGATTTTATTGAACCTGATCTAGTTGTAACCAGGGATGGGATATTAATTGCCCGCCATGAAAATGAATTATCAGGAACTACAAATGTGGCAGAAATTGATGATTTTTCTAATAGAAAAACCACAAAACTGATTGATGGAAATACAGTTGATGGATGGTTTGCAGAAGATTTTACGTTAGCAGAATTAAAAACATTACGAGTCAAGGAGCGTATTCCGAAGATTAGACCGCATAATAAACAGTTTAATGGATGTTTTGAAATTCCAACCCTCGAAGAAATTATTGATTTAGCGAAGCAAAAAACGACAGAACTCGGTCGTAATATTGGTATTTATCCCGAAACTAAACATCCAACTTTCTTTGCTAAAGAGGGAAAATTTTTCGGAGGAAGTGAACATGAAAATCTCATTAATATTTCTTTAGGACAGTTATTAATTAACACCTTAATAAAAAAAGAATTTACTGATCCGACTAGACTATTTATTCAATCCTTTGAGTTTGAAAATTTGCTAGAACTACAAAACAGTATTATGCCCAAATTTGGAATCAATATTCCCTTGATTCAACTTTATGGTTCTACTCTTTTACCCACTCAAAATAGTTTTCAAAAACCTTATGATGTTATCTATAATATTAAATTGGGTGCAAATATATCAGCTATTTATGGCGACTTAGTTAATACTTGTAAATTAGGCTTATTAAATAGTTTAATAGGTTATGGTCACTTAGATAATAAACATACTTTACACTATATTAGTGATACTTATGCTTCTGGTATTGGGGTATGGAAAAATAATCTTTTATCGCCTATTTCTATTTCTTTAATAGAGGATGCTCATGAAGCAGGTTTATGGGTTCATTGTTATACATTTCGTCCAGAAGAAGAGTATTTAACCGTAAAACCTGATGGAACATTACAAACCATGATAGAAGAAATTGAACAATTAATTAACATGGGAGTTGATGGTTTTTTCTGTGATGATCCCGCTACTTGTCGTGAAATTATACCAATAGCTTAA
- a CDS encoding NAD(P)H-quinone oxidoreductase subunit 4, translated as MVITEIPWLTAIILVPLVAAFAIPLIPDKEGKTVRWYALGVGLFNFALTIYAVFNEYNFNNSNFQLEETYAWVPQLGLNWSVGIDGLSMPLIVLSGLITTLALLASWRVEKKPRLFYFLMLVLYSAQMGVFAAQDLLLFFFMWELELVPVYILISIWGGKKRLYAATKFILYTALASIFILVAALGMAFYGDTVTFDMAQLGMKDFPLALEVLAYAGFLIAFGVKLPIFPLHTWLPDAHSEASAPVSMILAGVLLKMGGYGLIRFNIEMLPDAHIKFAPLLLILGVVNVVYGAFTAFGQTNLKRRLASSSISHMGFVLIGISSFTELGMNGAVLQMVSHGLIAAALFFLCGSTYERTHTLMMDEMGGLAKKMPKTFALFTAASMASLALPGMSGFVAELTVFLGVANSDVYSSTFKTVVIFLTAVGLILTPIYLLSMLRVVFYGEKNEGLKLDGFSLDAKPREVFITACLLLPIIGIGLYPKLATTTYDVKTVEVASKARSALPTIAQQQEMSRQDNINEELASTVLVAPEID; from the coding sequence ATGGTTATTACCGAAATTCCCTGGCTTACAGCAATCATCCTCGTCCCTTTAGTAGCCGCTTTTGCCATTCCTTTGATCCCCGACAAAGAAGGAAAGACAGTCCGTTGGTATGCTTTAGGGGTAGGTTTATTCAACTTCGCTTTAACGATATACGCAGTTTTCAACGAATACAACTTCAATAACAGCAATTTTCAACTAGAAGAAACCTATGCTTGGGTTCCTCAACTTGGATTAAACTGGTCAGTAGGCATCGATGGCTTATCGATGCCTTTAATTGTTTTATCAGGCCTAATTACCACTTTAGCGTTATTAGCATCTTGGCGAGTCGAGAAAAAGCCTCGTTTGTTCTATTTTCTGATGTTAGTGCTATATAGCGCACAAATGGGCGTATTTGCTGCACAAGACTTACTATTGTTCTTCTTTATGTGGGAACTAGAGTTAGTCCCCGTTTATATATTAATTTCTATTTGGGGTGGCAAAAAGCGTCTTTATGCAGCCACAAAATTTATTTTATATACAGCCCTTGCTTCCATCTTTATCTTAGTGGCCGCCCTAGGTATGGCCTTCTACGGTGACACCGTTACTTTTGATATGGCCCAGTTAGGAATGAAAGACTTTCCTCTGGCTTTAGAAGTCTTGGCTTACGCAGGATTTTTAATCGCTTTTGGGGTAAAACTTCCCATTTTCCCCTTACATACTTGGTTACCAGATGCTCACAGCGAAGCCTCTGCCCCCGTCTCCATGATTTTAGCAGGTGTATTATTGAAAATGGGGGGTTATGGGTTAATTCGCTTCAACATCGAAATGTTACCGGATGCCCATATTAAGTTTGCTCCCTTACTGCTTATTTTAGGGGTGGTTAATGTAGTTTACGGGGCATTTACCGCCTTTGGTCAAACTAACCTCAAACGCCGTCTCGCTTCATCTTCTATCTCTCACATGGGGTTTGTTCTGATAGGAATTTCCTCCTTTACAGAGTTAGGAATGAATGGGGCTGTTTTGCAAATGGTGTCTCATGGTTTAATAGCAGCAGCCTTATTCTTCCTCTGTGGTAGCACTTATGAACGGACTCATACCTTGATGATGGACGAAATGGGCGGTTTAGCGAAGAAAATGCCCAAAACCTTCGCTTTATTTACCGCAGCCTCTATGGCATCTTTGGCATTACCTGGAATGAGTGGGTTTGTGGCAGAATTAACCGTATTCTTAGGTGTGGCTAATAGTGATGTCTATAGTTCTACCTTCAAAACGGTGGTTATCTTTTTAACTGCGGTAGGCTTAATTTTAACCCCCATTTATCTCTTATCCATGTTACGGGTTGTTTTCTACGGAGAAAAGAACGAAGGGTTAAAGTTAGATGGCTTTAGCTTAGATGCAAAACCCCGTGAAGTTTTCATCACTGCTTGCTTGTTACTCCCTATCATTGGTATTGGTCTATATCCTAAGTTAGCCACTACAACCTATGACGTTAAAACCGTAGAAGTAGCTTCTAAAGCCCGTTCTGCTTTACCTACCATTGCTCAACAGCAAGAAATGTCTCGTCAAGATAACATTAATGAAGAGTTAGCTTCAACAGTGTTGGTTGCGCCAGAAATTGATTAA
- a CDS encoding microcompartments protein, producing MGVELRSYVYLDRLQSQHAAYIGTVALGFLPLPGDASLWIEISPGIEINRITDVALKSAVVRPGVQFVERLYGLLEIHSTNQGETKAAGQAILAALGVKRRDCLKPRVVSSQIIRNIDAYQAQLVNRNRRGQMLLAGQTLYVLEVQPAAYAALAANEAEKAALINILQVSAIGSFGRLYLGGEERDIIAGSQAILASLENVPGREHGQTSNE from the coding sequence TTGGGCGTTGAATTAAGAAGTTACGTTTATCTAGATCGTTTACAATCTCAACACGCAGCCTATATTGGAACCGTTGCATTAGGATTTTTGCCTTTGCCGGGGGATGCTTCTTTGTGGATTGAAATTTCCCCAGGGATAGAAATCAACCGTATTACTGATGTGGCATTAAAATCGGCGGTGGTTCGTCCTGGGGTTCAATTTGTCGAACGACTTTATGGCCTCTTAGAAATTCATTCAACTAACCAAGGAGAAACCAAAGCAGCCGGACAAGCTATTTTAGCTGCATTAGGAGTTAAACGGCGAGATTGTCTCAAACCAAGGGTGGTTTCTAGTCAAATCATTCGTAATATCGACGCTTATCAAGCACAATTGGTTAATCGTAACCGACGGGGACAAATGTTACTCGCAGGACAAACTTTATATGTTCTTGAGGTTCAACCAGCGGCCTATGCAGCGTTAGCAGCTAATGAAGCGGAAAAAGCAGCGTTAATCAACATTTTACAAGTGTCAGCTATTGGCAGCTTTGGACGGCTATATTTAGGAGGAGAAGAACGAGATATTATTGCAGGATCTCAAGCTATTTTAGCCTCTTTAGAAAATGTCCCAGGACGAGAACACGGTCAAACGTCGAATGAGTAG
- a CDS encoding ABC transporter ATP-binding protein: protein MEGSTEPLLQLSDVGLSDPLGRHQLLENISFMVNKGDRCCIVGPSGSGKTTLLRLINRLLDPTTGSILFQSQPLSKFQVISLRQKIVLVPQEPKLLGMTVQETLVYPLTLQKLSQSEINQRLDYWRSQLSIPDDWLERNELQLSLGQRQLITIVRGLMMQPTLLLLDEPTSALDRDKALQLIEVLKTITTDTQMTILMVNHQLELVEKLTTQVLKLNRGKLQT, encoded by the coding sequence ATGGAAGGATCAACAGAACCTTTATTACAGTTATCTGATGTCGGTTTGAGTGATCCTTTGGGAAGACATCAGTTGTTAGAGAATATTTCTTTTATGGTGAATAAAGGCGATCGCTGTTGCATTGTTGGCCCCTCTGGATCAGGTAAAACGACTCTATTACGTCTCATTAATCGTTTACTAGATCCCACCACCGGATCAATTTTATTTCAATCGCAACCCTTATCAAAATTTCAGGTTATTTCTCTACGTCAAAAAATAGTTTTAGTTCCTCAAGAACCTAAACTATTAGGGATGACAGTCCAAGAAACCTTAGTTTATCCTCTCACATTACAAAAATTGTCTCAAAGTGAAATTAATCAACGACTAGACTACTGGCGATCGCAATTATCTATCCCAGATGATTGGTTAGAACGCAATGAGTTACAACTATCCCTAGGACAACGACAATTAATTACTATTGTCAGAGGTTTAATGATGCAACCTACCTTATTATTATTAGATGAACCCACCTCTGCTTTAGATCGTGACAAAGCCTTGCAACTCATCGAAGTGTTAAAGACTATAACAACAGATACTCAAATGACCATTCTTATGGTAAACCATCAATTAGAACTGGTAGAAAAATTGACAACACAAGTTCTAAAATTAAACCGAGGCAAACTACAAACGTGA
- a CDS encoding alpha/beta fold hydrolase, producing MVQSSITNPIIPEDEKTWYWRGYPVTYSHCGDHGPAVVLVHGFGASWRHWRKNLPVLGKTCRCYALDLIGFGGSAKPIPKLEIDYTFETWGQQLADFCREVVGSPAVLVGNSIGCVVVMQTAVDYPEWVLGIAALNCSLRLLHERKQADLPWYRRVGANTMQRILTNKAIGSLFFAQIAKPRTVRKILLQAYHQPEAVTEELIELLLKPAQDKGAVDVFLAFTAYSQGPLPEDLLPRLTCPTILVWGAKDPWEKIEIAQEWANYSTVDRFIPLEGVGHCPQDEAPELVNPILEEFINNI from the coding sequence ATGGTGCAGTCTTCTATCACAAACCCTATCATCCCGGAGGATGAGAAAACCTGGTATTGGCGAGGCTATCCTGTCACTTATAGTCATTGTGGAGATCATGGGCCTGCTGTGGTTTTAGTTCATGGGTTTGGTGCGTCTTGGAGACATTGGCGGAAAAATCTTCCCGTGTTAGGCAAAACCTGTCGCTGTTATGCTCTAGACTTAATTGGGTTTGGTGGTTCGGCCAAACCTATCCCAAAGCTAGAAATTGACTATACATTTGAGACTTGGGGGCAACAGTTAGCTGATTTTTGTCGAGAAGTGGTCGGAAGTCCGGCCGTTTTAGTGGGTAATTCTATTGGTTGTGTCGTGGTGATGCAAACGGCAGTAGATTACCCTGAATGGGTGTTAGGGATAGCTGCCCTCAATTGTTCATTAAGGTTACTTCATGAGCGCAAACAAGCGGATTTACCCTGGTATCGTCGTGTGGGTGCTAATACCATGCAGCGTATTTTGACCAATAAGGCCATTGGTTCTTTGTTTTTTGCTCAAATTGCAAAACCCCGCACTGTCAGAAAGATTCTTTTACAAGCCTATCACCAACCAGAGGCCGTTACAGAAGAATTAATCGAACTCTTACTTAAACCTGCCCAAGATAAAGGTGCAGTAGATGTATTTTTAGCGTTTACCGCTTATTCTCAAGGTCCTTTACCCGAAGACTTATTGCCCCGTTTAACTTGTCCTACCATTCTTGTGTGGGGGGCTAAAGACCCGTGGGAAAAAATCGAAATAGCACAAGAATGGGCTAATTATTCTACAGTAGATAGATTTATTCCCCTTGAAGGTGTTGGCCATTGTCCCCAAGATGAAGCCCCAGAATTAGTCAATCCTATTTTAGAAGAGTTTATTAATAATATTTAG
- a CDS encoding HdeD family acid-resistance protein, producing the protein MKPNSNRRLRMGTLLARNWWTVALRGVIALLFGIAVFVWPGVTLAVLVGLFGFFALIGGLLLLVATIKQRRTDEPWGLLLLEGLFSIAIGIAVFAWPGMTGLFLVYLIAAWAIMSGIFELIAAIQLRRQIRNEWLLIVAAIASLVFGFLLVLWPVAGALAIMWVIGAYALIFGILFIILAFRLRNWNRRESQPLI; encoded by the coding sequence ATGAAACCAAACTCTAACAGACGATTGAGAATGGGGACTTTGCTGGCTCGTAATTGGTGGACGGTCGCCTTACGGGGAGTGATTGCCTTGCTATTCGGGATAGCAGTCTTTGTTTGGCCAGGGGTTACGTTGGCAGTTCTCGTGGGTCTTTTTGGCTTTTTTGCCTTAATAGGTGGACTTTTATTATTAGTTGCAACCATTAAACAACGTCGTACTGACGAACCTTGGGGTTTGCTCTTGCTAGAAGGACTATTTAGCATCGCCATCGGTATAGCCGTCTTTGCATGGCCAGGGATGACTGGATTATTCTTGGTTTATTTAATTGCAGCTTGGGCAATTATGTCAGGAATTTTCGAGCTAATTGCTGCGATTCAACTGCGACGGCAGATAAGAAATGAATGGCTGTTAATCGTAGCAGCGATTGCTTCCCTTGTGTTTGGTTTTCTCTTGGTACTCTGGCCAGTGGCGGGTGCATTGGCAATAATGTGGGTAATCGGAGCTTATGCCCTTATTTTTGGCATACTTTTCATAATTCTTGCCTTTCGATTACGAAATTGGAATAGAAGAGAGTCGCAACCATTGATTTAG
- a CDS encoding transglycosylase domain-containing protein produces the protein MADKLDSDPSTTQLVTSEKPRRRRRRRRENKEPNKNIFTQKIITPLQKIAAVRRGQRFWLFVGVGLGVSSGAITLGYGVYQIETSITESVEDVLVYARPETLTIEGADGEILQQIGPVSHEKLKIWQIPDTVQQAFIASEDSRFKNHRGVDIQGIIRAAFSNFQAGEVVEGGSTITQQLARIVFLNQERSFTRKFKEMRLAQKIENNFTKQQILERYLNLVYLGSGAYGVADAAWVYFSKPIEDLTISEAATLAGIVPAPSLYSPLENKEAAKKQRDLVLERMAKEELITESQFKNAIASPLTVNPSQPKRFARKAPYFTDYIRQQLPNYLSQEVIQAGGITVETTLNTQWQAAAEKAIENAISYGRWQGYKQASLTAIDPRNGQIKVMVGGNDYENNQYNRVTQAKRQPGSTFKAFVYATAIAAGFSPYRTFTDAPYIVDGYRPENYGDQYSGGQVSMRQAIASSLNVVAVQALVQVGWNPIINIAQRMGIQSELKPTYSLALGAWEVNLLELTNAYATLANEGVYQEAHGISRILDRHGKVIYQAQPDTLQAIDANTTNIMTWMLRGVVTSGTGTPASLGRRPVAGKTGTSDQARDLWFVGYIPQLTAGVWLGNDNNKPTWGASTTAARVWGEFMEEATENMDIESFPDLPRLDGRKGSIEAEPLKPKKAYYQRVAPPEPEPEPQARRTTRRRYARRPSSTTQTATPRPQRTVNRSPVRSQTAAAPKPDPNPVEPVVASPTPEVAPPAPPAPPAARKTE, from the coding sequence ATGGCCGATAAATTAGACAGTGACCCCTCTACAACCCAGTTAGTGACTTCCGAAAAACCAAGAAGACGCAGAAGACGCAGAAGAGAAAATAAAGAGCCAAACAAAAACATATTCACGCAAAAAATAATAACACCCTTGCAAAAAATAGCTGCAGTGCGTCGGGGGCAACGGTTTTGGTTATTTGTCGGAGTGGGTTTAGGGGTCAGTAGCGGTGCGATCACCCTAGGATACGGTGTTTATCAAATAGAAACCAGTATTACCGAATCCGTGGAAGATGTGTTAGTTTATGCTCGTCCCGAAACCTTGACCATTGAAGGAGCAGACGGAGAAATTCTACAACAAATTGGCCCAGTGAGCCACGAAAAATTGAAAATATGGCAGATTCCTGATACCGTACAACAAGCCTTTATTGCCAGCGAAGATAGTCGCTTTAAAAACCATCGAGGGGTAGATATACAAGGGATTATTCGGGCTGCTTTTTCTAACTTCCAAGCAGGGGAAGTGGTAGAAGGGGGAAGCACAATTACCCAACAGTTAGCGAGAATTGTCTTTTTAAATCAAGAGCGCAGTTTTACCCGAAAATTTAAAGAAATGCGCCTCGCCCAAAAAATTGAAAATAACTTTACCAAACAGCAGATATTAGAACGGTATCTAAACTTAGTTTACTTAGGATCGGGAGCCTACGGTGTGGCCGACGCTGCTTGGGTCTATTTTAGTAAACCGATCGAAGACTTAACCATCTCAGAAGCAGCTACATTAGCGGGTATTGTTCCGGCACCGAGTTTATATTCACCCCTAGAAAACAAAGAAGCGGCCAAGAAACAACGGGACTTAGTCTTAGAAAGAATGGCTAAAGAAGAATTGATTACCGAGTCTCAATTCAAAAATGCGATCGCTTCTCCCCTCACTGTTAACCCCAGTCAACCCAAACGTTTCGCTAGAAAAGCCCCCTATTTTACCGATTATATTCGACAGCAACTGCCTAACTATCTTTCCCAAGAGGTGATCCAAGCAGGAGGGATCACCGTTGAAACCACCCTGAATACCCAATGGCAAGCAGCAGCAGAAAAAGCGATCGAGAACGCCATTAGCTATGGTCGATGGCAAGGATACAAACAAGCCTCATTAACCGCCATTGACCCCCGTAACGGACAAATAAAGGTGATGGTAGGGGGTAACGACTACGAAAATAATCAATATAACCGTGTTACCCAAGCCAAACGTCAACCCGGTTCTACTTTTAAAGCGTTTGTGTATGCTACAGCGATCGCTGCTGGTTTTTCTCCCTATCGCACCTTTACCGATGCTCCCTATATTGTTGATGGGTATCGGCCTGAAAATTATGGAGATCAATACAGTGGGGGACAGGTTTCTATGCGTCAGGCCATTGCCTCGTCTTTAAATGTGGTGGCGGTACAAGCGTTAGTGCAAGTGGGTTGGAACCCCATCATTAATATAGCGCAACGCATGGGCATCCAATCCGAACTGAAACCCACCTATTCCTTAGCATTGGGAGCCTGGGAAGTCAACTTATTAGAACTGACCAACGCTTACGCCACTTTAGCCAACGAAGGGGTGTATCAAGAAGCCCACGGTATCAGTCGTATTTTAGATCGTCACGGTAAAGTCATTTATCAAGCCCAACCCGATACCCTACAGGCGATCGATGCGAATACCACCAATATTATGACTTGGATGTTGCGAGGGGTGGTGACATCGGGAACAGGAACCCCTGCTAGTCTCGGAAGACGACCGGTTGCAGGAAAAACAGGAACCTCCGATCAAGCCAGAGACTTATGGTTTGTGGGCTATATTCCCCAATTAACTGCCGGGGTTTGGCTTGGTAACGATAATAATAAGCCTACTTGGGGCGCAAGTACCACCGCAGCTAGGGTATGGGGAGAGTTTATGGAAGAGGCAACGGAGAATATGGACATTGAGTCCTTTCCCGACTTACCCCGTCTAGACGGACGCAAAGGTAGCATTGAAGCCGAACCCCTCAAACCCAAAAAAGCTTATTATCAAAGGGTTGCTCCCCCCGAACCGGAACCCGAACCCCAAGCCCGTAGAACGACCCGTCGTCGTTACGCTCGTCGCCCCTCTAGCACCACCCAAACGGCAACCCCCCGCCCCCAAAGAACGGTGAATCGTTCCCCTGTTCGTTCCCAGACAGCAGCAGCCCCAAAACCCGATCCCAACCCTGTTGAACCCGTTGTGGCATCTCCTACCCCTGAAGTGGCCCCTCCTGCCCCTCCTGCCCCTCCTGCTGCGCGTAAGACGGAGTAA
- a CDS encoding DUF2062 domain-containing protein: MSLDPSPLPVIFQDKKPQHRRQSKRRRSKIKRSWRYFYLRFLRLRGTPRYISRGLAFGVLAGCFPLFGLQTIMGVLLAVLFRGHKLAAAAGTWISNPLTYVPIFAFNYKVGELLLGFGIGKTQVTFPDNWQSWAELKASGLVFLVTLFFGCLVVGLIASILTYFLSVRFLSRWRRRG, encoded by the coding sequence ATGTCTCTTGATCCGTCTCCCCTTCCCGTCATTTTTCAGGACAAAAAACCTCAACATCGTCGTCAGTCGAAACGTCGTCGTTCTAAAATCAAGCGATCGTGGCGTTACTTTTATTTGCGGTTTTTGCGGTTACGGGGGACTCCTCGCTACATTTCACGGGGGTTAGCCTTTGGGGTGTTGGCTGGCTGTTTCCCCTTGTTTGGATTACAAACTATCATGGGTGTCTTGTTAGCTGTCTTATTTCGTGGGCATAAATTAGCTGCAGCGGCCGGAACTTGGATCAGTAACCCTTTGACCTATGTACCGATTTTTGCCTTTAATTATAAAGTTGGGGAATTATTATTAGGGTTTGGAATCGGAAAAACACAAGTCACGTTTCCCGATAATTGGCAATCTTGGGCGGAATTAAAAGCATCAGGTTTAGTGTTTTTGGTGACCTTATTTTTCGGCTGTTTAGTGGTCGGTTTGATCGCTTCAATCTTAACCTATTTCCTGAGTGTCAGATTTCTCTCTCGTTGGCGCAGAAGAGGTTAA
- a CDS encoding methylenetetrahydrofolate reductase — protein sequence MINHFRQAAQKKEFLITAEVTPPKGANPTRMLQMAQQLKGRVHGVNITDGSRAVLRMSSMAASALLLQYGIEPICQMTCRDRNIIALQADLMGAYALGLRNILALTGDPVKAGDHKKARAVFELESVRLLQMIDKLNRGIDFNDQTLPDEPLDLFPGAAVDPQCGSWSGLQRRFERKVAAGAQFFQSQLITDFDKLDKFMHQIASNTDKPILAGIFLLKSAKNAQFINKNVPGVEIPETIIKRLAEAEEPLKEGIKIAAEQVKLAQQLCQGVHMMAVKREDLIPEILDQAGIDSVVSK from the coding sequence ATGATTAACCATTTTCGCCAAGCTGCTCAAAAGAAAGAATTTTTAATCACCGCAGAAGTAACCCCCCCGAAAGGCGCAAACCCGACCAGAATGTTACAAATGGCTCAACAACTCAAAGGTAGAGTTCATGGGGTTAATATTACTGATGGGAGTCGTGCTGTACTGCGAATGTCCTCGATGGCTGCTTCTGCCTTATTATTACAGTATGGCATTGAACCTATTTGTCAAATGACTTGTCGCGATCGCAATATTATCGCCTTACAAGCAGACTTAATGGGGGCTTACGCTTTAGGATTACGCAATATCTTAGCGTTAACAGGTGATCCCGTCAAAGCAGGGGATCACAAAAAAGCAAGGGCCGTATTTGAGTTAGAATCCGTGAGATTACTGCAAATGATTGATAAACTCAATCGAGGCATTGATTTTAACGATCAAACCCTTCCTGATGAACCTTTAGACTTGTTTCCAGGGGCTGCTGTTGATCCTCAATGTGGCAGTTGGTCAGGGTTACAACGAAGATTTGAGCGAAAAGTGGCTGCTGGGGCGCAATTTTTTCAAAGTCAATTAATTACTGATTTTGATAAATTGGATAAATTTATGCACCAAATTGCCTCCAATACTGATAAACCAATATTAGCCGGAATTTTTCTCTTGAAGTCGGCTAAAAATGCTCAATTTATTAACAAAAATGTCCCTGGAGTAGAAATTCCTGAGACGATTATTAAGCGGTTAGCCGAAGCCGAAGAACCATTAAAAGAAGGAATAAAAATTGCGGCCGAACAAGTTAAACTCGCTCAACAACTCTGCCAAGGAGTACATATGATGGCCGTTAAACGAGAAGACTTAATTCCTGAAATTTTAGATCAGGCTGGCATTGATTCGGTTGTTTCTAAATAA
- the trpS gene encoding tryptophan--tRNA ligase codes for MGKQRVLSGVQPTGNLHLGNYLGAIRTWVDMQENYDNFFCVVDLHAITVPHDPKTLAQDTYTIAALYLACGIDLDHATIFVQSHVTAHSELAWLLNCITPLNWLERMIQFKEKAVKQGENVSVGLLDYPVLMAADILLYNADKVPVGEDQKQHLELTRDIAIRVNDQFGSKKNPILKLPEPLIRSEGARVMSLSDGTRKMSKSDPSDLSRINLLDSPDLIKKKIKKCKTDPIKGLEFDNKERPECNNLLGLYTLLSGKSKEEVATECQDMGWGQFKPLLTETTIEALKPIQDNYQAIMDNKDYLDSVLRDGKEKAETVANQTLSRVKEALGYLPPL; via the coding sequence ATGGGTAAACAAAGGGTCTTATCAGGGGTACAACCCACCGGAAACCTTCACTTAGGGAACTATTTAGGGGCGATCCGTACCTGGGTAGATATGCAAGAAAACTATGATAACTTCTTTTGTGTGGTGGATCTTCATGCCATAACCGTCCCTCATGACCCCAAAACGTTAGCCCAGGATACTTATACCATAGCAGCCCTCTATTTAGCCTGTGGCATTGATTTAGATCATGCTACTATTTTTGTTCAATCCCATGTGACTGCACATAGTGAATTAGCTTGGCTATTAAATTGTATCACCCCTTTAAACTGGTTAGAAAGGATGATTCAGTTTAAAGAAAAAGCTGTCAAACAAGGAGAAAATGTTAGCGTTGGCTTGTTAGATTATCCTGTTTTAATGGCCGCAGATATTTTATTATATAATGCCGATAAAGTTCCTGTTGGTGAAGATCAAAAGCAACATTTAGAATTAACCAGAGACATTGCCATCCGTGTTAACGATCAATTTGGAAGCAAAAAAAACCCAATTTTAAAATTACCAGAACCCTTAATTCGTAGTGAAGGAGCAAGGGTCATGAGTTTAAGCGATGGAACTCGGAAAATGTCAAAATCTGACCCCTCTGATCTCAGTCGCATTAACTTACTTGACTCCCCTGATCTTATCAAAAAAAAGATTAAAAAGTGCAAAACTGATCCCATAAAAGGATTAGAATTTGATAATAAAGAACGGCCTGAATGTAACAATTTACTGGGTTTATATACGTTATTATCAGGAAAGAGCAAAGAAGAAGTCGCTACAGAATGCCAAGACATGGGATGGGGTCAATTTAAACCCCTATTGACTGAGACAACCATAGAAGCTCTCAAACCGATTCAGGATAACTATCAAGCTATTATGGACAATAAGGATTATTTAGACTCGGTGTTACGAGACGGAAAAGAAAAAGCCGAAACCGTTGCCAATCAAACCCTAAGTAGAGTAAAAGAGGCGTTAGGTTATTTACCCCCTCTTTAA